One genomic region from Prionailurus bengalensis isolate Pbe53 chromosome C1, Fcat_Pben_1.1_paternal_pri, whole genome shotgun sequence encodes:
- the TMEM275 gene encoding transmembrane protein 275: MPPPERSRGAPAQALAGRARGRLPGLPSPALFCACGLCVLLAGVNVTLVGAFASFPPRSNAPLVVGPALLALALVCFAACCACSRRGPAPRARSAAASGPGRGGGGGPVALEMESSERTAQDTTAVQLSPAASAASSSRSSPGPFALDASAPAAAYAPRTEGVQLNLPRERVAP, encoded by the coding sequence ATGCCGCCCCCAGAGAGGAGCCGAGGCGCCCCGGCCCAGGCGCTCGCGGGCCGCGCTCGGGGTCGACTGCCCGGGCTGCCGTCGCCGGCGCTGTTCTGCGCCTGCGGCCTGTGCGTGCTGCTGGCGGGCGTGAACGTGACGCTGGTGGGCGCCTTCGCCTCCTTCCCACCCCGGAGCAACGCGCCGCTCGTCGTGGGGCCGGCGCTGCTGGCGCTGGCGCTCGTCTGCTTCGCGGCCTGCTGCGCGTGTAGCCGCCggggccccgcgccccgcgcgcGCTCGGCGGCGGCCTCGGGCCcgggccggggcggcggcggcgggccggTGGCGCTGGAGATGGAGAGCAGCGAGCGCACGGCGCAGGACACCACGGCCGTGCAGCTCAGCCCTGCCGCCTCGGCCGCGTCTTCGAGCCGCTCCAGCCCCGGCCCCTTCGCCCTGGACGCCTCCGCGCCCGCGGCGGCCTATGCGCCGCGCACCGAAGGGGTCCAGCTCAACCTGCCCCGGGAGCGCGTCGCCCCCTAG